The genomic DNA GACGGGTGTCTATGGATGACAGACGGGTGTCTGTGGGGTGACAGACGGGTGTCTATGGATGACAGACGGGTGTCTATGGGGTGACGGGTGTCTATGGGGTGACAGACGGGTGTCTGGGGGTGACAGACGGGTGTCTATGGGATGGACAGACGGGTGTCTATGGGGTGACGGGTGTCTATGGGGTGACAGACGGGTGTCTGTGGGTGACAGACGGGTGTCTATGGGATGGATAGACGGGTGTTGAGGGGGCTGGGAAGGCACCCATAGGGCAGCGCCACTCTTGGCCACTCCCCACAAGGGGCAGGGGGGCGGGGTCACCTCgccccacaccccacacctcccccccagacaccccagggACCAGCCGGGGCCTTTTACGTCGATGTCGAGCTtgtccccttcctctcccttcccgTTGATCTTGGCCACCTTCCGCAGCTCCTGCAGGGCCCGCTGGGACTTGCCCACCATGACCAGCCAACGAGCCGACTCCGTCAGCCACCTGCGGGGCGGGGACAGGAGCCCAAGGACCCTCCCACCGGCCCCCTGAccctgccagtggccacctgctCTCTCTGTCCCTCGGCAGCCATCTCCCCCTGCTTCCGCCTGGGCAACCAACCAACCCTCCGGGCAACCAACCCTTCAGGCAACTAACCCTCTGGGCAACCAACCCTCCAGGCAACTAACCCTCTGGGCAACCAACCAACCCTCCGGGCAACCAACCCTTCAGGCAACTAACCCTCCGGGCAACCAACCAACCCTCCGGGCAACCAACCAACCCTCCGGGCAACCAACCAACCCTCCAGGCAACCAACCCTCCGGGCAACCAACCCTCCGGGCAGCCAACCAACCCTCCGGGCAGCCAACCAACCCTCCGGGCAACCAACCCTCCGGGCAGCCAACCAACCCTCCAGGCAACCAACCAACCCTCTAACCAACCCTCCAGACAACCAACCCTCCGGGCAACCAACCCTCCAGGCAACTAACCCTCTGGGCAGCCAACCAACCCTCCAGGCAACCAACCAACCctccaaccaaccaaccaaccctccATCCATTGACCAACCCTCCGTCCAACCACCCCTCCACCCACCCAACCCTCTGCCCATTCATCCCTCCATTTTTCCCtccacccttcctcctcctcctcctcctcctcctcctcaccacgagtagaggaagaagcagaagaaggGGAGCGACACGGTGAGCTGGAGCCACCGCCAATCTGGGACGGCGTAGGAGACCCCGGCCAGCAGGAACTGCCCCAGGGTGTAGCAGTAACCCATGAAGGTCCCCACCAGCGCCCGGGTGCGAGTGGGCATCCACTCCAAAGCTGCCGAGACAACACGAGAGCCGTGGAGCCGACCACGGAGAGTGCCTGGGGGCTAGTACCGTAGGGCTAGCGCTGGCCACCTACAGAGGGAGACGCTGTTGAGGACGATGCCGGAGAAGGCCGTGCCCGTGAGGAAGCGGAAGAGGCAATAAACGGCGAAAGTTGGGGCGAAGGAGGAGCACGTCCCCATGGCGCCCATCTGGAGGTAGCACCAGGTCAGCAGCAACCGGCGGCCGAAcctgggggtgaggaggaggaagagggggtgaggaggaggaagagggggtgAGACAACCCCCATGATGCTGCGTGACACCCCCCCTCACCTGTCCGAGAGACCCCCGAAGACGATGCCGCCCACCAAGATGCCGGCCATGTAGAGCGACTGGGCCAACTGCTTCAGGCCGCGGGAGCCGCACACCAGGTCCCACTGGCGAGGGGTGAGGATGTGGGGGGGACAGAGGTcagggggggcattggggggtcCCCTTCggcctccctcctgccccccagaaCTGCCCGCGGTGGCTGGTAGGGTTGATCCAACACAGCAAGCGATGGGTGGCCAATGGCAACACCGAGAAGGTGCCACTGAGCACGGGGCCGCCCTTCCCAGCATCCCCGGGGTTGGAGGGTCCTTCCAGGGGTCACTTGACCCCTTTTTGACCCCCTCGTTGATGGCCGCcaaccacctcctcctccatttTCCTGTCCTGAGCCCTCACGGCGTTGGGTGCTTCCGCCGAGGGTTGAGCGAAGAAGACGCTCCAGTTGGGAGACGTCAACGTGGGGATGGCGGGAACCGCGCTCAGGGTGGGGTGAAACgtcccacccaccccaaatcccACCGCCTTGGCTCCGCCTCCTCCATCCTACCTCGCTGACGATGGTGCTGGTGAAGACGCTACGGTCGTAGATCCAACCGTCGTGGCAAGGCTCCGTCTCCGGCCAAGTGGTGTTGGTAGCCGAACCGTTGGCTTCCAAAAGCCACCACTGAGGGGTCACGAAGCGCCGACACTGCTCGCCGCGGGGAACCGAGACCCTCAAAAGGTCCTGGGGGTCAAGGCCGGTGGCGTTGGCCTCCCACCGAAGCCGACAACGATGGTCGCCGGTGGCGGCCGTGAAGTTCTGCAGGAGGTTGTGAGTGGCCAGCATGAGGACGGGGAGGGCCAGTAGGACCACCGAGGCCACCTGGAAACGTCCCATCCCCCCGACGTGCTCCAAGAGGTCGGCAAAAGCCATGGTGCCACCGTCAGAGCCCGGCAACGCCCCCCAGCCATGCACGGCCCCGAAAGGGATGGAtttcaccccaaaaaaaaaaaccaaaagagcGACGCTCCTCTCGCTGCCTCTGTAGCCTCCACCCAAActggggggcgggagggggggcgggcTCTTATATAACCCGGCCAATGGCTGTTTTGGGTTAATATTTGACATTTTGGGTGgagttttttgtgatttttttcttttttttttttttttttagatatttttttttcccagcagaacGCAAAGGCAGGTGGGAGAAAGTGCAGGCAAAGGTGGCCCcgaggagttggggggggggggggtggggggtgggaaatgTGGGGCGGGCAACCAAATGCCGGCAGAAGGTAGCCAGAGCCAAAGCCGTGGGTAGCCCTTCCTTCAACGTGGCAgcgaaaaaaaaaccaccaaaaaaaaaaaaaaaaaaagggcgtCGAAATGGAGCGATCTGgggcaggaggaaaagcaaaaaaatttaaaattaattttttttaaattaattctttcccggcgttgcttttttttttttttttttaatttttttgaggagaaaaagcgCATTTTGGCGAGGGCCCAACCTACATCCGGCTTGTGGGGtagtcgggggggggggtggagtgGGTAGTCTCTGGCCCTCGCTGGCCCGTTTGGGTTAAATTTTAGTGATTTTTGTGGTCAAAAGGGGAGCGGAAGGTGctgccggggggcggggggctgtgaCCCTGCGCGGGTCAGCGCGTTCCCCACCGGGGTTAATTTTTGACGGGGTCAAACCAAtatgggggaaagggaggggggcaAGGGGCATGTTGGCAACTGGAGCAAGGGCCAAGGTGGccaaggggggtgggggggaggggttAGGGGAGCTCCTtgccccacccaccccccccctcaTCCTGTGGGATTTGGGGGATCCCCCCCCTTGACCGGGACAAGAGTTGGGGTGTTGGGTGGCGTCTTCTTGGAGGTGACCTCCAAAATGGCGGCGGGGTGGGCGCCATCTTGGTAGAGGTGGCCTCGGGGACAAGGTCATGAGGTGCCATTGACCTCCAAGATGGTGGCTTGGGGACAAGGTCATGAGGGGTCATTGGCCTCCAAGATGGAGGTTCTTGGGCGCCATCTTGGTAGAGGTGGCCTCGGGGACAAGGTCATGAGGTGCCATTGGCCTCCAAGATGGAGGTTCTTGGGCGCCATCTTGGTagaggtggccttggggacaAGGTCATGAGGTGCCATTGACCTCCAAGATGGTGGCTTGGGGACAAGGTCATGAGGTGCCATTGGCCTCCAAGATGGAGGTTCTTGGGCACCATCTTGGTagaggtggccttggggacaAGGTCATGAGGTGCCATTGACCTCCAAGATGGTGGCTTGGGGACAAGGTCATGAGGGGTCATTGACCTCCAAGATGGAGGTTCTTGGGCGCCATCTTGGTagaggtggccttggggacaAGGTCATGAGGGGTCATTGACCTCCAAGATGGTGGCTTGGGGACAAGGTCATGAGGTGCCATTGGCCTCCAAGATGGAGGTTCTTGGGCGCCATCTTGGTAGAGGTGGCCTCGGGGACACGGTTCTTAAGCGTTGTCCTATTGGAGGGGCCCTCGGGCGCGGTTGTTGGGCGCCATCTTACTGGCGGTGACCTTGGCGGGGCCTCCGACACCACCCCGAGACGTTGTCCCCACCAGAGCCGCTTTATTCCTCCAAGAActtcccctgccccacaccgGGAGGTCCCCAACTGTGGGGCAGGCAGCGAATTTGGACCCGCCCCCCACAGCGAGGCCCGGAGGGGAGGGTGGGTGCGGGTGGCCGGGTGTCGGGTGCTggcccccaccccccagcccccccgtggTCCTTCAGGCCTCCTTCTGTGGGGCCTTgtcctggggctggagggggatcTTCTCTTTGGGGTCCTCCGTCTTCTTCCGCTTGGCcctgagggaggaagaggaggaggaggaggaggagggtcaGTCACCAGCGGGAGGGGGAGTGGCCTGGCCTGCCCGGGGTCCACCTGTCTGTCTGGCCCTTCGGCCACTCGTATTGGTCGTTCTTCTGCCAACACACCCGCCCACTCGTCTCTCAAGACCTTCCCCTGGAGC from Athene noctua chromosome 32, bAthNoc1.hap1.1, whole genome shotgun sequence includes the following:
- the LOC141972340 gene encoding solute carrier family 22 member 6-A-like; this translates as MSNINPKQPLAGLYKSPPPLPPPSLGGGYRGSERSVALLVFFFGVKSIPFGAVHGWGALPGSDGGTMAFADLLEHVGGMGRFQVASVVLLALPVLMLATHNLLQNFTAATGDHRCRLRWEANATGLDPQDLLRVSVPRGEQCRRFVTPQWWLLEANGSATNTTWPETEPCHDGWIYDRSVFTSTIVSEWDLVCGSRGLKQLAQSLYMAGILVGGIVFGGLSDRFGRRLLLTWCYLQMGAMGTCSSFAPTFAVYCLFRFLTGTAFSGIVLNSVSLSLEWMPTRTRALVGTFMGYCYTLGQFLLAGVSYAVPDWRWLQLTVSLPFFCFFLYSWWLTESARWLVMVGKSQRALQELRKVAKINGKGEEGDKLDIDALRSYMQKEMTSSRSHHTVVDLVRTPVVRRISCCLCFVWFSTSFAYYGLAMDLQTFDFNIYVIQLVFGAVDIPAKLVSILTITFIGRRFTQSFALILAGLAILANILVPRDLRTLRTALAVFGKGCLAASFNCVFLYTGELYPTVIRQTGMGLANTMARLGSITAPLVKMAGEVFPALPFIIYGVAPVVSGLVAIFLPETRDTALPETVEEVEGRTRPQKDEAQHLQVPLQPPQPGDTMADRSGGP